A window from Neodiprion fabricii isolate iyNeoFabr1 chromosome 2, iyNeoFabr1.1, whole genome shotgun sequence encodes these proteins:
- the LOC124176124 gene encoding ER membrane protein complex subunit 4, translated as MATSKPNTRKLKWSLDFAHKNKQEKSVDVAAPPGYNPSVALAHNTEALRESDSNHLIIKKSWDLALGPLKQVPMNLFIMYMAGNSISIFPIMMVGMLIIRPVKALFTLQQTFKVIEGTHAFGQKFVFFLGQLVNIALALYKCQSMGLLPTHASDWLAFVEPQTRVEYGGGGIIYV; from the exons ATGGCTACATCGAAGCCAAATACAAGGAAATTGAAGTGGTCCCTGGATTTCGCTCACAA AAATAAACAGGAAAAGAGCGTGGATGTGGCAGCACCTCCAGGCTACAATCCGTCGGTAGCCCTAGCACATAACACAGAAGCCCTTAGAGAATCAGACTCTAATCATCTGATAATAAAGAAATCATGGGACCTGGCACTTGGTCCACTGAAGCAGGTTCCAATGAATCTCTTCATTATGTACATGGCTGGTAACTCAATATCGATTTTCCCAATAATGATGGTTGGCATGCTGATCATAAGACCCGTAAAGGCCTTATTCACACTACAACAGA CCTTCAAAGTTATAGAAGGAACACATGCTTTTGGACAGAAGTTTGTGTTTTTCCTTGGTCAACTGGTGAACATTGCCCTGGCGCTTTACAAATGCCAGTCCATGGGTCTGCTGCCGACACATGCCTCAGACTGGTTAGCATTTGTCGAACCACAAACAAGGGTCGAATATGGCGGTGGAGGaattatatacgtgtaa
- the LOC124176119 gene encoding NADH dehydrogenase (ubiquinone) complex I, assembly factor 6, translated as MASILVNSRSATINKCSLLIEHFCTPLLTRFKATSVKQTPAEYCLDLVRKYDYENYLCALLLPNTVRSAALAIRAFNIEVARVEEQASDTTIGKMRLKFWEDTVDKIYNDTPPRNPVALELHRIVRKHKLSKHYLKRLIVARSEKLTLSVFPSLESLEAYAENTASPVYYLLLEASDIKHVRVDHAASHLGKAHGITNLIRSILYNAQRRSIVIPQDIMMKHNLSTEEVLRGKSRKEIGDAVFDVSSRAKLHLEKARSLRNDVPKKASAIFLPAITIDFYLERLRRVDFDIYHPSLQHRSALLPIILFWKKLRSLPY; from the exons ATGGCATCGATCTTAGTAAATAGCCGGTCGGCGACAATTAACAAGTGCTCCTTGCTTATCGAACATTTCTGCACTCCACTACTTACGCGCTTTAAGGCTACATCAGTAAAGCAAACGCCGGCAGAGTACTGCTTGGATTTGGTTAG GAAATATGACTACGAGAATTACCTCTGTGCTTTACTTCTTCCAAACACAGTGCGGTCCGCAGCACTTGCTATCAGAGCTTTCAACATCGAAGTAGCAAGAGTGGAGGAACAAGCAAGTGACACCACCATTGGAAAGatgagattgaaattttgggAGGATACAGTGGATAAAATCTACAATGACACTCCACCTAGAAATCCAGTTGCCTTGGAGCTACATCGG attGTTAGAAAGCATAAGCTTTCGAAACACTATTTGAAACGCCTTATAGTTGCCCGTTCAGAAAAACTAACTCTCTCCGTGTTCCCGAGCCTTGAATCTCTGGAAGCATATGCCGAAAATACAGCTTCACCAGTTTATTACTTGCTACTGGAAGCAAGCGACATAAAACATGTCCGTGTCGATCATGCGGCCAGTCACTTAGGCAAAGCACACGGAATTACAAATCTAATTCGTTCGATTCTCTACAATGCTCAGAGACGGTCTATCGTTATTCCCCAGGACATAATGATGAAGCATAACCTTTCTACAGAAGAGGTACTTCGAGGAAAGTCACGAAAAGAGATTGGTGATGCTGTTTTCGATGTTTCCTCAAGAGCTAAGCTACACCTGGAAAAG gCTCGTTCACTGCGCAATGACGTGCCAAAGAAAGCAAGTGCAATTTTCCTCCCAGCTATCACAATTGACTTCTATCTAGAACGGCTCAGGCGAGTGGACTTTGATATCTATCATCCAAGCCTCCAACACAGGAGTGCCCTATTACCGATAATACTGTTCTGGAAAAAGCTACGTTCTCTTCCATATTAA
- the LOC124176121 gene encoding transcription factor Adf-1-like, which translates to MASGDVTNYLKETELLVRLVRERPALYDRSRTDFKDPAYKQFMWQEIGDLMGCTSQEIYKKWISLRDRYTAEHRKLKKNPGLAQSGWPFYESMRFLEKHIIERRRILPHIYGSLRDTELIKETTNVKLESFDSGVLGDSPWDGGIDNSLPVEIGYVENPGTDQVVTPDAVTIVPPSKRYRSISPSTSPISIKRDKLKLEEGLLDSLRDIGNATKQIASAVSDAENADKLFGKMVGVMVGELNSDDKNRAKIHIMSYLCTHGYKNNESN; encoded by the exons ATGGCAAG tGGAGATGTGACTAATTATCTTAAGGAAACTGAATTGCTTGTCCGATTGGTTCGTGAAAGACCAGCACTCTATGATAGATCAAGAACAGACTTCAAAGATCCTGCGTATAAACAATTCATGTGGCAGGAAATTGGAGATCTAATGGGATGCACAT CACAGGAAATTTATAAGAAATGGATAAGTTTGCGTGATCGTTACACAGCGGAACATCGGAAACTCAAAAAAAATCCTGGCCTTGCGCAGTCAGGCTGGCCTTTTTACGAATCTATGAGGTTCTTGGAAAAACATATCATAGAGCGAAG AAGAATCCTTCCTCATATATATGGCTCACTGAGGGACACTGAGCTTATAAAAGAGACGACTAATGTCAAACTTGAATCTTTTGATTCTGGTGTGTTGGGCGACTCTCCGTGGGATGGGGGGATCGATAATTCTTTACCAGTAGAAATTGGTTACGTTGAAAACCCTGGAACAGATCAAGTTGTCACACCTGATGCTGTAACGATCGTTCCGCCGAGCAAGAGATACAGAAGCATATCTCCCAGTACTTCCCCAATCTCTATAAAGAGAGACAAGTTGAAACTAGAAGAAGGGCTTCTAGATAGTCTTCGTGATATAGGGAATGCTACCAAGCAGATAGCGTCAGCAGTTTCAGATGCAGAAAACGCAGATAAACTGTTTGGAAAGATGGTTGGTGTGATGGTTGGAGAATTGAATAGTGATGATAAGAATAGAGCAAAAATCCATATAATGTCTTACCTATGCACGCACGGATATAAAAACAATGAATCGAATTGA